A genome region from Oncorhynchus gorbuscha isolate QuinsamMale2020 ecotype Even-year unplaced genomic scaffold, OgorEven_v1.0 Un_scaffold_6:::fragment_8:::debris, whole genome shotgun sequence includes the following:
- the LOC124019006 gene encoding pyridoxal phosphate homeostasis protein-like, whose amino-acid sequence MWKVGMSEEVGKALHAVVDRVNQAAARRPKTLPVVPPRLVAVSKTKPPDMVIEAYRKGHRNFGENYVNELVDKASNPQILESCPEIEWHFIGHLQKNNVNKLLGVPNLFMVETVDSAKLADKVNSSWQRLRAASTQKLKIMVQINTSGEESKHGLPPGETVNTVKHILSKCSALHFSGLMTIGRYGYDLADGPNPDFQALLSRRQEVCASLQLPLEDVELSMGMSTDFEHAIEVGSTNVRVGSTIFGNRDYPNTPTPSPERKSKVPTEEAAKKMERLTVTEQ is encoded by the exons ATGTGGAAAGTAGGAATGTCGGAGGAGGTTGGAAAAGCGTTACACGCGGTGGTAGACAGGGTAAATCAAGCGGCGGCACGTCGCCCCAAG ACGTTGCCTGTGGTGCCGCCCCGCCTGGTAGCCGTAAGTAAGACCAAACCACCTGACATGGTGATCGAGGCGTACCGAAAAGGGCATCGCAATTTTGGTGAAAACTAT GTGAATGAACTTGTGGATAAAGCATCAAATCCTCAG ATTTTAGAATCATGCCCAGAAATCGAGTGGCATTTTATTGGCCATTTACAGAAGAATAATGTCAACAAACTTTTGG GTGTACCAAACCTGTTCATGGTCGAGACGGTGGACTCAGCCAAGTTGGCCGACAAGGTGAACAGCTCCTGGCAGAGGTTAAGAGCAGCTAGTACGCAGAAGTTAAAGATCATGGTTCAGATCAACACCAGTGGGGAGGAAA GTAAACATGGACTGCCTCCTGGTGAGACCGTGAACACAGTGAAACATATTTTATCCAAATGCTCTGCCCTACACTTCTCTGGACTCATGACCATTGGTCGCTATGGCTACGACCTAGCTGATGGCCCAAACCCAGATTTTCAG GCTTTGCTGAGTCGGCGACAGGAAGTGTGTGCCAGTCTACAGCTGCCCCTTGAGGATGTAGAACTTAGTATGGGCATGTCCACTGACTTTGAGCACGCT ATTGAGGTGGGTTCAACCAACGTGCGAGTTGGTAGTACTATTTTTGGTAATAGGGATTATCCCAACACTCCCACTCCCAGTCCAGAGAGAAAGTCAAAGGTGCCGACAGAAGAGGCAGCTAAGAAGATGGAGCGTCTCACTGTGACCGAACAGTGA
- the LOC124019007 gene encoding transmembrane emp24 domain-containing protein 4-like, whose amino-acid sequence MMLTAPGAGIIILFAWLSPNYALYFHIGETEKKCFIEEIPDETMVIGTYRTQLWDKQMGSFLQTTPGLGMHVEIKDPDTKVILSRQYGSDGRFTFTSHTPGEHQICLHSNSTKMALFAGGKLRVHLDIQVGEHANNYPEIAAKDKLTELQLRARQLLDQVEQIQKEQNYQQYREERFRMTSESTNQHVLWWSIAQTLILIFTGIWQLKHLKSFFEAKKLV is encoded by the exons ATGATGCTCACTGCACCTGGCGCTGGAATTATCATACTATTTGCTTGGCTCTCTCCAAATTATGCTCTCTATTTTCACATTGGAGAGACGGAGAAAAAATGCTTTATAGAGGAAATTCCAGATGAGACTATGGTTATTG GGACATACAGGACCCAGCTGTGGGACAAGCAGATGGGATCCTTCCTCCAAACCACCCCTGGTCTTGGAATGCATGTGGAGATCAAAGATCCGGATACTAAG GTCATTCTGTCTCGTCAGTATGGGTCAGATGGACGGTTCACCTTTACTTCCCATACACCAGGCGAGCACCAGATCTGCCTGCACTCCAACTCCACCAAGATGGCCCTTTTCGCTGGCGGCAAACTG AGAGTCCACCTGGATATTCAGGTTGGTGAGCATGCCAACAACTACCCCGAAATCGCAGCAAAAGACAAGCTCACAGAGCTGCAATTGAGAGCTCGACAATTACTGGACCAAGTAGAACAAATCCAGAAAGAGCAGAACTATCAGCAG taTCGTGAGGAGCGGTTCCGCATGACAAGTGAGAGCACCAATCAGCATGTGCTTTGGTGGTCTATAGCTCAGACACTTATCCTCATCTTCACTGGCATCTGGCAGCTCAAGCACCTCAAGAGCTTCTTTGAGGCCAAGAAGTTGGTCTAA